Genomic window (Pseudovibrio brasiliensis):
GTCAGATTGAAGAGCCATTGCTTTCCACTGGTGTGGATCCAGAGACTATTGCAGCTAAATTGTCCGTTGCGAAAGCGAAAGAAGTTTCTGCACGAAATCACGGTGCTTACGTAGTCGGAGCAGACCAGATCCTGGCTTTTGAAGGAAAACGTCTTGTTAAGCCGGAAGATCTGAAAGCGGCCCGCAAACAATTGGAAAGCTTTTCCGGCAAAAGCCACGCCCTCCACTCTGCAGCCTGTGTGGTGAAAGACGGCGAAGTTGTTTGGGAAGGCATTTCAACAGCGATCCTGCATGTACGTGAGCTTTCCGCTGATTTTCTGGATTGGTACATCGAGCAGACCGGAACCGAAATCCTCTCCAGCGTTGGTGCTTATCAGCTGGAAGCAGAAGGCGTTCAGCTCTTTGAAAAGATTGAAGGCGACTACTTCACAGTTCTTGGCCTCCCTCTCCTCAGCCTACTGTCCTTCCTTCGTGATATCGAGGTGCTGAAGAAATGAGGAACGCGGCAGTCACAGGCCACCCAATCGGTCACTCCAAATCTCCTTTGATCCACGGCTACTGGCTTAAACAGCATGGTATTGAGGGCAGTTACATTGCACAGGACGTTCCCCCTGAGACTGCCGAAGTCTTCTACGGCTCTTTGGCAGAGCACGGCTTTGTCGGCTGCAACGTGACTATTCCCAACAAGGAACACGCCTACAACTCCGCTGAAAAACTTGATGACGCAGCCAAAATGATTGGCGCGGTCAACACGCTTTGGCTGGATGAAGCAGGTGTTCTCAACGGCTCAAACACCGATGGGCTCGGTTTCCTGGGCAATCTCGATCAGATGTTGCCAAGCTGGGATAACAACGGGAACAAAGCTATTGTTTTAGGGGCTGGTGGCGCTTCCCGGGCGATTATCTGGGCGCTACTCTCCAGAGGATACACAGAAGTGTATATTGCCAATAGAACTTTGGAAAAAGCCCAGAAGCTGGCCGATCATTTTGGTCCAAATACCATCGCAATCACGTGGGATACTCTGGGGGAAAAGCTTGGAGAAGCAGATCTTCTGGTGAACACGACCTCACTTGGTATGACTGGACAGCCAGAATTAAATATTGATCTTGATAACCTGTCGAAATCAGCAGTTGTGACGGATATAGTTTACTCTCCGTTACAAACAAAACTGCTTCGGGACTCTGCGGAACGTGGAAACCCGACTGTAGATGGTCTGGGTATGTTGCTTCATCAGGCAGTACCGGGATTTGAAAAATGGTTCGGAGTTCGCCCGGAAGTCACCGATGAACTTCGTGAGATCATACTGAAAGAAATGGGACTTGCCTGAATGGTTATTCTCGGTCTGACCGGCTCAATTGGAATGGGGAAATCAACCACCTCAAAGCTCTTCGCAGAGGCAGGAGCAGCTGTTTACGATGCAGACGCCGCTGTCCATGCACTTTACGCCGGCAAAGCCGTAGAGCCTGTCGGCAAGGCTTTTCCAGGCACCGTGAAAGATGGCCGGATCGACCGGGAAGCCCTTGGCAAGATCGTTCTGAACGACAAAGCCAAAATGATGCTCCTCGAAAGCCTCATCCATCCACTTGTTCAGGAAGTTGAAACCGCGTTTCTGGAGCAAGCCAAAAAAGATCGCCGCAAGGTCGTCGTTCTCGATGTTCCTCTCCTCTTCGAAGTCGGCAAACACAAGACTGTTGACGCTGTTGTCGTGGTTTCTGCACCACATGATGTGCAGCGCAAGCGTGTTCTTGAAAGAGCAGGCATGACAGAAGAGAAATTTGAGGCTATCAACGCGAAACAACTTAACGACGCAGAAAAACGCAAAAGAGCGCACTTTATTGTCGACACTGGCCGGGGTATCGAACCAGCCCGTCGCGCAGTGGGTGCCATCATGCGGGCTGTGTCCTCCATCGCTTCTAGAACGGTGTAATTATGCGCGAAATCTCCTTCGATACGGAAACCACAGGCCTGAATCCGCTTGATGGTGACAGGCTGGTTGAAATCGGTGGAGTAGAGCTCATCAACTTTATCCCGACTGGCCGCACCTGCCACCTCTACGTCAATCCGCAGCGCGACATGCCGGAAGAAGCCTTCCGCATCCACGGTCTTTCCGCTGAGTTCCTCTCAGACAAGCCTGTTTTTGCTGATGTTGCGGATGAATTTCTTGATTTTGTTGGCGATGCCCGCCTCGTCATTCACAACGCACCGTTCGATATGGGCTTCATCAACATGGAGCTCGCCCGCTGTAATAAGCCAAAGATTTCAAACACTCAGGTGTTGGATACGCTCAAACTGGCACGGCGCAAGTTCCCAACCGGCTCCGTATCCCTCGATGCGCTCTGTTCCCGATACGGCATAGATAACTCCAAGCGTGTCTACCACGGCGCGCTTCTCGATGCCGAACTGCTGGCTGAAGTTTATCTGGAGATGAACGGCGGTAAGCAGAAAAACCTCGGCCTGATGCCTGATGACGAGGCGATCGACCTCGACAACATCGGCGATGACCAGCCAAAACAACGCATTGCCGCCAAACAGCGACCGGTTCCCCTCTCCCCTGCCCTGTCAGAGGAAGAGATCGAAGCCCACGCCAAGTTCATCGCAGGTATGAAAACTGACCCTGCATGGAACAAGTATCTGAAGTAAGGCACAAGCAAAAAGCGCTCCAGAAATCTGAAGCGCTTCAATATCTTATCAGAGCATAGATGGCAGAACGCGATCCGGTGGACGGTGCCCATCCATGAAGGCTTTGATATTAATGATGACTTTCTCACCCATATCGATACGTCCTTCAATGGTCGCAGAGCCCATATGAGGCAGTACGACGACCTTGTCGGAAGCAACCAGCTTCGGATTGATCGCTGGTTCATGCTCAAACACGTCCAGCGCCGCCCCTGCAAGCTCACCCGCTTCGATCTGACGGATCAATGCATTCTCATCAACAATCTCACCACGAGCAGTGTTCACAATGTACGCATCTGGCTTCATCAGCTTCAGACGGCGTGCAGAAAGCAGGTGGTAAGTGCCGGGTGTATGCGGACAATGGATGGAAACAACGTCCATACGCGCAAGCATCTGGTCGAGGCTCTCCCAGAAAGTGGCCTCTAGCTGCTCTTCAAGCTCCAGTGGCTCGCGAATTCGGTTGTGGTAATGGATAGACATACCAAACGCTTTCGCGCGTCTGGCGACCGCCTGACCGATCCTGCCCATGCCGATAATGCCGAGGCGCTTACCCCAGATCCGGCGACCAAGCATCCAGGTCGGAGACCAACCATCCCATTCCTTGTTCTCAATTTTCTTCATGCCTTCAGAAAGGCGACGAGGAACAGCAAGAATAAGCGCCATGGTCATGTCTGCGGTGTCTTCGGTCATCACACCAGCAGTGTTGGTTACAGCAATGCCGCGGTTGTTTGCGGAGATTACGTCGATATTGTCGACGCCATTGCCGAAGTTGGCGATCATTTTCAGATTAGGGCCAGCCTGAGCCAAAACCGAAGCGTCAATGCGATCTGTAACGGTGGGGACGAGTACATCAGCAATTTTGACGGCTTCTACGAGCTCAGCTTGGGTAAATGGCTTGTCATGCTCATTCAGGCGTGTGTCGAAAAGCTCGCGCATGCGGGTTTCAACAACATCCGGCAGCTTTCGCGTCACAACCACAATAGGCTTCTTTTTTGGCATCGTCCCCGCCTTCTGTCAAAAATTTGAAGTTTTTTAACCCTGCCTTATTCACCATATGAGTCAATGACTCAAAGGTCTTAGAGGCTGTCAAAGTTTCATTACCAAATGTTCCGGTGAAAACAAGACTTGTCAAACACGTCTACATCTAATAGCAGCCACTATCGGAAATCGCGAGATCTAAGGTATGATACTTGTGTCTCGATTTTAGTGAAAATTACGGATTAGCCTACGGGAAGTTTTGGTATCGCTATGAAAAATAAAAGTTTTCGTGCTCTTGGTGCCCTTGCAGCTGCTTTTCTATTATTCCTCTTTGTTTCCCCATCCGTAATTACTGCCCAGGCGCAGTCTGCGGGGTCTGGCGTGTCTGGTCTTCCTGTTCCACGTTTCGTGAGCCTCAAATCAGACCGTGTAAACGTCCGGAACGGCCCAAGCAGAAAACACGACATTGGTTGGACTTTTGTGCGCACCAGGCTGCCGGTTGAAGTTGTACAGGAATACGAAGACTGGCGCCGCATTCGTGATTGGGAAGGCAAAGAAGGCTGGGTGTTCAAAACCCTCCTCACCGGCTACCGCTCCGCACTGGTAACACCATGGCTGGTGAATACCGTGGAAACCACCCCTCTTCGCAAGCGCCCTGGTCCGAATGAAGAGATCGTTGCATTCCTTGAACCGCTTGTACTGGCAGGTGTTGTTGAATGCACAGACGGCTACTGCCGCATCTCAGGCAAAGAGTTTGAAGGCTGGGTTGATCAAAGCAGATTGTTCGGTGTTTACAAAAACGAAACAATCAATAATTGATCTCACCACATAAGCTAATCAAAGAAAAAGCCTCTGAGTTTCCTCAGAGGCTTTTTTGATATCTATTTGACTAATCAGGAGATGCCTAGACTGTCTCTCTTTCCCGATTCATCTTCTCGGCTGTTTTCAGCTCCTCCAGACGCGGCATGGAAACGATGTTGTAACCGGAATCCACAAAGTGAACTTCGCCAGTCACTCCGCCAGACATCTCTGAAAGCAGATAAAGCGCGGAACCACCAAGCTGCTTGCTCGTAACTGTTTGCTTCAGCGGAGAGTTATTCTGCTGGAAGTTAAACATCAAACGAGCATCTGAAACGCCAGCACCAGCAAGCGTCCGAACCGGTCCGGCAGATATCGCGTTCACGCGAATGCCCTGATCGCCAAAGTCCATCGCCAGATAGCGCACAGAAGCCTCCAGAGCCGCTTTAGCAACGCCCATGACGTTGTAATTCGGCATAACACTGGTCGCACCGCCATAGGTCAGCGTCAGCATGGAGCCACCGTTCGGCATCAACTCCGCTGCACGCTTTGCAATCTCTGTAAATGAGAAACAGGAGATCTGCATGGTGCGGGCAAAGTTATCGCGGGAAGTATCGGCATAACGTCCTCGCAGCTCAGATTTGTCTGAGAACGCGATTGCGTGCACAAGGAAATCAATGGTCCCCCATTTTTCCTTGAGCTGAGCGAAGACGTTATCCACGCTATCAATGTCTTCCACATCACATGGAACAAGCAGATCGCAGCCAATGCTGTCGGCCAGCGGCTTTACGCGTCGGGCAAAGGCATCACCTTGATAGGTGAAGGCCATTTCAGCACCTTGTTCTGCAAGAGCTTTGGCAATGCTCCAGGCAATGCTGTGGTCATTGGCAACGCCCATAATCAGACCACGCTTGCCTTGCATAAGCTTGCTCATAGAAAACTCCTGTAATCGAAATCAAAGGAGCTGAGCAAGCCCAGCACCTCAAACTAGTCTTTGTAGCGCTTAAACACGACAGTCGCGTTGGTACCGCCAAAGCCAAAGCCGTTGGACAGAACGCAGTTTAGCTCTGCATTATCTACGCGCTCTCTTACGATTGGCATATCCTCAAAATCCGGATCCAATTCTTCAATATGCGCAGAAGCAGCAATGAAATTGCCTTCCATCATAAGTAGAGAATAGATCGCTTCATGAACGCCAGCAGCGCCTAGTGAGTGACCAGAAAGCGCTTTAGTCGCAGAAATTGGCGGAACCTTGTCACCGAATACGGCGCGGATTGCTTCGATTTCTTTGATGTCACCAACAGGTGTGGAAGTTGCGTGTGGGTTGATGTAGTCAACGTCACAATCAACGTCCTTCAACGCAATCTTCATGCAGCGCGCTGCGCCTTCACCGCTTGGTGCAACCATGTCGTGACCATCAGAGGTCTGGCCGTAACCTACGATTTCTGCATAGATTTTTGCGCCACGTGCTTTTGCATGCTCAAGTTCTTCAAGAACCAGAACACCGCCACCACCAGCAATAACAAAGCCATCACGGTTCTTGTCGTATGGACGAGAAGCCGTAGAAGGAGTGTCGTTGTACTTGGAAGACATTGCGCCCATCGCGTCGAACAGGTTGGAGAGTGTCCAATCCAGTTCTTCACCACCGCCAGCAAAAACCACGTCCTGTTTACCCCATTGGATCAGCTCGAAAGCATTACCAATACAGATATTGGTCGTCGCACAAGCTGCGGAAATGGAGTAGTTGACGCCGTGAATCTTGAACGGAGTTGCAAGTGTCGCGGAGTTCGTGGAGCTCATAGCTTTCGGAACTGCGGTTGGCCCGATACGACGTGGGCCTTTTTCACGAGTGATATCCGCAGCTTCAACGATCGCTTTGGTAGAAGGACCACCAGAGCCCATGATCAGACCAGTGCGTTCATTGGTGACCAGATCTTCGGAAAGACCCGCATCCTCAATCGCTTGCTCCATGGCCATGTAGTTCCATGCAGCGCCTGCGCCCATAAAACGAGCAGTACGGCGACCAAGTGCTTCCAAAGGATCCAGGTTAGGGGCACCGTGAACCTGACAGCGGAAGCCGAGCTTCTCGTAGTCTTCAGCAGCAACAATGCCTGATTTACCTTCGTAAAGGCTTTGCTTGACCTCTTCAGCATTGTTGCCAAGAGGAGAAACAATACCCATACCAGTAACAACCACACGCCTCATCTAAGGTCTCCCGTGGGCTA
Coding sequences:
- a CDS encoding Maf family protein; translated protein: MTRLVLASGSKIRATLLENSGLIFDRIPANVDERQIEEPLLSTGVDPETIAAKLSVAKAKEVSARNHGAYVVGADQILAFEGKRLVKPEDLKAARKQLESFSGKSHALHSAACVVKDGEVVWEGISTAILHVRELSADFLDWYIEQTGTEILSSVGAYQLEAEGVQLFEKIEGDYFTVLGLPLLSLLSFLRDIEVLKK
- a CDS encoding shikimate dehydrogenase, giving the protein MRNAAVTGHPIGHSKSPLIHGYWLKQHGIEGSYIAQDVPPETAEVFYGSLAEHGFVGCNVTIPNKEHAYNSAEKLDDAAKMIGAVNTLWLDEAGVLNGSNTDGLGFLGNLDQMLPSWDNNGNKAIVLGAGGASRAIIWALLSRGYTEVYIANRTLEKAQKLADHFGPNTIAITWDTLGEKLGEADLLVNTTSLGMTGQPELNIDLDNLSKSAVVTDIVYSPLQTKLLRDSAERGNPTVDGLGMLLHQAVPGFEKWFGVRPEVTDELREIILKEMGLA
- the coaE gene encoding dephospho-CoA kinase (Dephospho-CoA kinase (CoaE) performs the final step in coenzyme A biosynthesis.), whose product is MVILGLTGSIGMGKSTTSKLFAEAGAAVYDADAAVHALYAGKAVEPVGKAFPGTVKDGRIDREALGKIVLNDKAKMMLLESLIHPLVQEVETAFLEQAKKDRRKVVVLDVPLLFEVGKHKTVDAVVVVSAPHDVQRKRVLERAGMTEEKFEAINAKQLNDAEKRKRAHFIVDTGRGIEPARRAVGAIMRAVSSIASRTV
- the dnaQ gene encoding DNA polymerase III subunit epsilon, which produces MREISFDTETTGLNPLDGDRLVEIGGVELINFIPTGRTCHLYVNPQRDMPEEAFRIHGLSAEFLSDKPVFADVADEFLDFVGDARLVIHNAPFDMGFINMELARCNKPKISNTQVLDTLKLARRKFPTGSVSLDALCSRYGIDNSKRVYHGALLDAELLAEVYLEMNGGKQKNLGLMPDDEAIDLDNIGDDQPKQRIAAKQRPVPLSPALSEEEIEAHAKFIAGMKTDPAWNKYLK
- a CDS encoding 2-hydroxyacid dehydrogenase, with amino-acid sequence MPKKKPIVVVTRKLPDVVETRMRELFDTRLNEHDKPFTQAELVEAVKIADVLVPTVTDRIDASVLAQAGPNLKMIANFGNGVDNIDVISANNRGIAVTNTAGVMTEDTADMTMALILAVPRRLSEGMKKIENKEWDGWSPTWMLGRRIWGKRLGIIGMGRIGQAVARRAKAFGMSIHYHNRIREPLELEEQLEATFWESLDQMLARMDVVSIHCPHTPGTYHLLSARRLKLMKPDAYIVNTARGEIVDENALIRQIEAGELAGAALDVFEHEPAINPKLVASDKVVVLPHMGSATIEGRIDMGEKVIINIKAFMDGHRPPDRVLPSML
- a CDS encoding SH3 domain-containing protein, which encodes MSGLPVPRFVSLKSDRVNVRNGPSRKHDIGWTFVRTRLPVEVVQEYEDWRRIRDWEGKEGWVFKTLLTGYRSALVTPWLVNTVETTPLRKRPGPNEEIVAFLEPLVLAGVVECTDGYCRISGKEFEGWVDQSRLFGVYKNETINN
- the fabI gene encoding enoyl-ACP reductase FabI: MSKLMQGKRGLIMGVANDHSIAWSIAKALAEQGAEMAFTYQGDAFARRVKPLADSIGCDLLVPCDVEDIDSVDNVFAQLKEKWGTIDFLVHAIAFSDKSELRGRYADTSRDNFARTMQISCFSFTEIAKRAAELMPNGGSMLTLTYGGATSVMPNYNVMGVAKAALEASVRYLAMDFGDQGIRVNAISAGPVRTLAGAGVSDARLMFNFQQNNSPLKQTVTSKQLGGSALYLLSEMSGGVTGEVHFVDSGYNIVSMPRLEELKTAEKMNRERETV
- the fabB gene encoding beta-ketoacyl-ACP synthase I, producing the protein MRRVVVTGMGIVSPLGNNAEEVKQSLYEGKSGIVAAEDYEKLGFRCQVHGAPNLDPLEALGRRTARFMGAGAAWNYMAMEQAIEDAGLSEDLVTNERTGLIMGSGGPSTKAIVEAADITREKGPRRIGPTAVPKAMSSTNSATLATPFKIHGVNYSISAACATTNICIGNAFELIQWGKQDVVFAGGGEELDWTLSNLFDAMGAMSSKYNDTPSTASRPYDKNRDGFVIAGGGGVLVLEELEHAKARGAKIYAEIVGYGQTSDGHDMVAPSGEGAARCMKIALKDVDCDVDYINPHATSTPVGDIKEIEAIRAVFGDKVPPISATKALSGHSLGAAGVHEAIYSLLMMEGNFIAASAHIEELDPDFEDMPIVRERVDNAELNCVLSNGFGFGGTNATVVFKRYKD